The following are encoded in a window of Streptomyces sp. Go-475 genomic DNA:
- the dnaJ gene encoding molecular chaperone DnaJ produces MSTKDFIEKDYYKVLGVPKDATEAEIKKAYRKLAREYHPDANKGNVKAEERFKEISEANDILGDPKKRKEYDEARALFGNGGFRPGPGGAGGSFNFDLGDLFGGGAQGQGGAGGFGGGLGDVFGGLFNRGGAGPGTRTQPRRGQDIESEVTLSFTEAIEGATVPLRMSSQSPCKACSGTGDKNGTPRVCPTCVGTGQVARGSGGGFSLTDPCPDCKGRGLIAENPCEICKGSGRAKSSRTMQVRIPAGVSDGQRIRLRGKGAPGERGGPAGDLYVVVHVDSHPVFGRKDDNLTVTVPVTFAEAALGGEVRVPTLGGPPVTLKLPPGTPNGRTMRARGKGAVRKDGTRGDLLVTVEVSVPKDVTGKARDALEAYREATAGEDPRADLFQAAKGA; encoded by the coding sequence ATGAGCACCAAGGACTTCATCGAGAAGGACTACTACAAGGTCCTCGGCGTCCCCAAGGACGCCACCGAGGCCGAGATCAAGAAGGCGTACCGGAAGCTCGCCCGCGAGTACCATCCGGACGCCAACAAGGGCAACGTCAAGGCGGAGGAGCGCTTCAAGGAGATCTCCGAGGCCAACGACATCCTCGGCGACCCCAAGAAGCGCAAGGAGTACGACGAGGCGCGCGCCCTCTTCGGCAACGGCGGCTTCCGCCCGGGGCCCGGTGGCGCGGGCGGCTCCTTCAACTTCGACCTGGGCGACCTCTTCGGAGGCGGCGCCCAGGGCCAGGGCGGGGCCGGCGGCTTCGGCGGCGGCCTCGGTGACGTCTTCGGGGGCCTGTTCAACCGCGGCGGCGCCGGCCCGGGGACGCGGACGCAGCCCCGGCGCGGCCAGGACATCGAGTCCGAGGTGACGCTCAGCTTCACCGAGGCCATCGAGGGCGCGACGGTCCCGCTGCGGATGTCCTCGCAGTCGCCCTGCAAGGCCTGTTCGGGCACCGGCGACAAGAACGGCACGCCGCGCGTGTGCCCGACCTGCGTCGGCACCGGGCAGGTCGCCCGGGGCAGCGGCGGCGGCTTCTCCCTCACCGACCCCTGCCCGGACTGCAAGGGCCGCGGCCTGATCGCGGAGAACCCCTGCGAGATCTGCAAGGGCAGCGGCCGGGCCAAGTCCTCGCGGACCATGCAGGTGCGCATCCCCGCGGGCGTCAGCGACGGCCAGCGGATCCGGCTGCGCGGCAAGGGAGCGCCGGGCGAGCGCGGCGGCCCCGCGGGCGACCTGTACGTGGTCGTGCACGTCGACTCCCACCCGGTGTTCGGCCGCAAGGACGACAACCTCACCGTCACCGTCCCGGTGACGTTCGCCGAGGCGGCCCTCGGCGGCGAGGTCCGGGTGCCCACGCTGGGCGGCCCGCCCGTCACGCTGAAACTGCCGCCCGGCACGCCGAACGGCCGTACGATGCGCGCCCGGGGCAAGGGCGCGGTCCGCAAGGACGGCACTCGCGGCGACCTCCTGGTCACCGTCGAGGTGAGTGTCCCGAAGGACGTGACGGGGAAGGCTCGTGACGCACTGGAGGCGTATCGCGAGGCGACCGCGGGCGAGGATCCGCGGGCGGATCTGTTCCAGGCCGCGAAGGGAGCATGA
- a CDS encoding helix-turn-helix domain-containing protein, translating to MDGRRRNPYELTEETPVYVISVAAQLSGLHPQTLRQYDRLGLVSPDRTAGRGRRYSARDIELLRQVQQLSQDEGINLAGIKRIIELENQVAALQARVAELEDALDGAAAAMRQREAAVHASYRRDLVPYQEVQQTSALVVWRPKRQQQAD from the coding sequence ATGGACGGTCGTCGACGCAACCCGTATGAACTGACCGAGGAAACCCCGGTCTACGTCATCTCGGTGGCGGCCCAGCTGTCCGGCCTGCACCCGCAGACCCTGCGCCAGTACGACCGTCTGGGCCTGGTGTCCCCGGACCGCACGGCCGGCCGGGGCCGCCGCTACTCGGCCCGTGACATCGAACTGCTCCGCCAGGTGCAGCAGTTGTCGCAGGACGAGGGCATCAACCTGGCGGGCATCAAGCGCATCATCGAACTGGAGAACCAGGTCGCCGCGCTCCAGGCCCGCGTGGCCGAGCTGGAGGACGCGCTCGACGGCGCCGCGGCGGCGATGCGGCAGCGCGAGGCGGCGGTGCACGCGTCGTACCGTCGCGACCTGGTGCCGTACCAGGAGGTGCAGCAGACCAGCGCGCTGGTGGTGTGGCGGCCGAAGCGCCAGCAGCAGGCGGACTGA
- a CDS encoding substrate-binding domain-containing protein yields the protein MRRRISISVAAAAMSVTLAGCGVLNATGSSDDASPTKGNDITVGLLLPEKANTRYENFDYPIIKQKVESLTNDQGRVEYANAEASADKQAGQLQQMIDDRVDVILLDAVDSRAIASGVKKAKDAGIPVIAYDRLAEGPIDAYISFDNELVGEVQGRSLLEAIGEKASLSDKIVMMNGSPTDPNAKQFKAGAMSELNGKVTIAASFDTKDWKPENAEANMAKAIEEIGADDIAAVYSANDGMAGGIVKALEAAGVTDLPPITGQDAELPAVQRIISGDQYMSVYKSYPQEAESAAEMAVAKVQGRDIQFAALTRDKVDSPTHKGIPAQLVPVVALTRENIKDTVVADDIYQVSDICTAKYRAACQSLGLK from the coding sequence ATGCGTCGTCGTATCTCCATATCCGTGGCCGCGGCCGCGATGTCCGTCACGCTCGCCGGCTGCGGCGTGCTCAACGCGACCGGGAGCAGCGACGACGCCAGCCCGACGAAGGGCAACGACATCACGGTGGGCCTGCTGCTGCCGGAGAAGGCGAACACGCGGTACGAGAACTTCGACTACCCCATCATCAAGCAGAAGGTCGAGTCCCTCACGAACGACCAGGGCCGCGTCGAGTACGCCAACGCCGAGGCGAGCGCCGACAAGCAGGCGGGCCAGCTGCAGCAGATGATCGACGACCGGGTCGACGTGATCCTGCTGGACGCGGTCGACTCCCGGGCCATCGCGAGCGGCGTGAAGAAGGCCAAGGACGCCGGCATCCCGGTCATCGCCTACGACCGGCTGGCCGAGGGCCCGATCGACGCGTACATCTCCTTCGACAACGAACTGGTCGGCGAGGTCCAGGGCCGCTCCCTGCTGGAGGCCATCGGCGAGAAGGCGAGCCTCTCCGACAAGATCGTCATGATGAACGGTTCGCCGACGGACCCGAACGCCAAGCAGTTCAAGGCGGGTGCGATGTCCGAGCTGAACGGCAAGGTGACGATCGCCGCGTCCTTCGACACCAAGGACTGGAAGCCGGAGAACGCCGAGGCCAACATGGCCAAGGCGATCGAGGAGATCGGCGCGGACGACATCGCGGCGGTGTACTCCGCCAACGACGGCATGGCGGGCGGCATCGTCAAGGCGCTGGAGGCCGCCGGCGTGACCGACCTGCCGCCGATCACCGGGCAGGACGCGGAACTCCCCGCGGTGCAGCGCATCATCAGCGGTGACCAGTACATGAGCGTGTACAAGTCGTACCCGCAGGAGGCGGAGAGCGCCGCGGAGATGGCGGTCGCGAAGGTCCAGGGCCGGGACATCCAGTTCGCCGCCCTCACCCGCGACAAGGTCGACAGCCCCACCCACAAGGGGATCCCGGCGCAGCTCGTGCCCGTGGTCGCGCTGACCCGGGAGAACATCAAGGACACGGTCGTCGCCGACGACATCTACCAGGTGTCGGACATCTGCACGGCGAAGTACCGGGCGGCCTGCCAGTCCCTCGGCCTCAAGTAG
- a CDS encoding DUF418 domain-containing protein: protein MNDPGPRRLPAVDALRGFALLGILVVNSAQIMSPYEAEGVRDPQAAPVDQVAAWLVTAFASSKFYLLFSFLFGYSFTLQAAAAERDGRGVTARFLRRSLGLVLLGLAHAVLLYTGDILLTYGVLGVVLLWARRIRPATAVQAAAWIYGVFGAVLTGLGALATAVDDEEPVPQQAVAQAVAAYRGSAGTVVRENLDRLPLALLGVLLMAPGVLAAFFLGLAAGRRRLLAPGGTDRSRLVRGTVAGLAVGVPGAVFFASAAQGPLGDRWQLLGIGVGMLTAPALSAAYACVLLLLLDSPRGERVRRLFAPAGRLALTNYLGQSLIMTFLATAYGLSLYGDVGAAGVLLLAAAVYALQLALSTAWTRRFRHGPAEWLLRAVTLAGRPGRAGARSAPEPAA, encoded by the coding sequence GTGAACGACCCGGGGCCGCGGCGGCTGCCCGCCGTCGACGCGCTGCGGGGCTTCGCCCTGCTGGGCATCCTGGTGGTCAACAGCGCGCAGATCATGAGCCCTTACGAGGCGGAAGGCGTCCGGGACCCCCAAGCGGCCCCGGTGGACCAGGTCGCCGCCTGGCTGGTGACGGCGTTCGCATCCAGCAAGTTCTACCTGCTGTTCTCGTTCCTGTTCGGCTACAGCTTCACCCTCCAGGCGGCCGCCGCCGAACGGGACGGCCGCGGCGTCACCGCGCGCTTCCTGCGCCGCTCCCTGGGCCTGGTGCTGCTCGGCCTGGCGCACGCCGTGCTGCTGTACACCGGCGACATCCTCCTGACCTACGGCGTCCTGGGCGTGGTCCTGCTGTGGGCACGGCGGATCAGGCCGGCCACCGCCGTGCAGGCCGCCGCCTGGATCTACGGGGTGTTCGGCGCCGTCCTCACCGGACTGGGGGCGCTGGCCACCGCGGTCGACGACGAGGAACCCGTCCCGCAGCAGGCGGTCGCGCAGGCCGTGGCCGCCTACCGCGGCAGTGCGGGCACGGTCGTGCGGGAGAACCTGGACCGGCTGCCCCTCGCCCTCCTCGGCGTCCTCCTCATGGCCCCGGGCGTGCTCGCCGCGTTCTTCCTCGGCCTGGCCGCGGGGCGGCGGCGCCTGCTCGCCCCGGGCGGGACCGACCGCTCCCGGCTGGTGCGCGGCACGGTCGCCGGGCTGGCCGTCGGCGTCCCGGGGGCCGTCTTCTTCGCCTCCGCCGCACAGGGACCGCTGGGCGACCGCTGGCAGCTCCTGGGCATCGGCGTGGGCATGCTGACGGCGCCCGCCCTGTCGGCCGCGTACGCCTGCGTGCTGCTGCTCCTGCTGGACTCGCCCCGGGGCGAGCGGGTCCGGCGGCTGTTCGCCCCGGCGGGCCGCCTCGCGCTCACGAACTACCTCGGGCAGTCCCTGATCATGACGTTCCTCGCCACGGCGTACGGCCTGTCCCTCTACGGGGACGTGGGAGCGGCCGGCGTGCTGCTGCTCGCGGCCGCCGTGTACGCGCTCCAGCTCGCCCTCAGCACGGCCTGGACCCGGCGGTTCCGGCACGGGCCCGCCGAGTGGCTGCTGCGGGCGGTCACCCTGGCCGGACGCCCCGGGAGGGCCGGCGCGAGGAGCGCGCCCGAACCGGCCGCTTGA
- a CDS encoding LuxR C-terminal-related transcriptional regulator: MAGHGAEEHPHGADRLCEAGDRVYSRAVRRGRVPRRDAGPVPCLLELALLHPDPDDMDWLVPTPPQEVMTRLLRGMYDEVSASQRRVGSAVAAFERYAGLGRQMQPAASAADGPAIRVLDGLARIQAAMDEATQACTTEVLTVQPGGIRREAELSEGLHRALALRGRGVRMRDLYTHVARHGQGLLTYLELMGDAVEARTLDEVIDRLILFDRTVAFIPANTDRTMALELRHPAIVEYLVTVFERLWRLAIPLTAPLPDTGIEGISHREQSIAALLAEGHQDAVIAERLGISVRTCRAHIARLSETLGAASRTQLGVRIAQVGLDGPPQVAAPLSVPRRASRTAR, translated from the coding sequence ATGGCCGGGCACGGGGCGGAGGAGCATCCACACGGTGCTGACCGACTGTGCGAGGCCGGGGATCGCGTGTATTCCCGGGCCGTACGGCGGGGCCGCGTGCCGCGCCGGGACGCCGGGCCGGTGCCCTGCCTGCTGGAACTCGCCCTGCTCCACCCGGACCCGGACGACATGGACTGGCTGGTGCCGACCCCGCCGCAGGAGGTCATGACCCGGCTGCTGCGCGGGATGTACGACGAGGTCAGCGCGAGCCAGCGGCGGGTGGGTTCGGCGGTGGCGGCCTTCGAGCGGTACGCCGGGCTGGGCCGCCAGATGCAGCCCGCCGCGTCGGCCGCGGACGGTCCGGCGATCCGGGTCCTGGACGGACTCGCCCGGATCCAGGCGGCGATGGACGAGGCGACCCAGGCGTGCACGACCGAGGTGCTCACGGTGCAGCCGGGCGGCATCCGCCGCGAGGCGGAGCTGTCCGAGGGGCTGCACCGGGCGCTGGCGCTGCGCGGCCGGGGCGTGCGGATGCGGGACCTGTACACGCATGTCGCCCGGCACGGGCAGGGGTTGCTGACCTACCTGGAGCTGATGGGCGACGCGGTGGAGGCGCGCACGCTGGACGAGGTCATCGACCGGCTGATCCTCTTCGACCGGACGGTGGCGTTCATCCCCGCCAACACCGACCGCACGATGGCGCTGGAGCTGCGGCACCCGGCGATCGTCGAGTACCTGGTCACGGTGTTCGAACGGCTGTGGCGGCTGGCGATCCCGCTGACGGCCCCGCTCCCCGACACGGGCATCGAGGGCATCTCCCACCGGGAGCAGTCGATCGCGGCCCTGCTCGCGGAGGGGCACCAGGACGCGGTGATCGCCGAGCGGCTGGGGATCAGTGTGCGGACCTGCCGGGCGCACATCGCGCGGCTGTCGGAGACGCTGGGGGCGGCGAGCCGTACGCAACTGGGCGTGCGCATCGCCCAGGTGGGACTCGACGGGCCGCCCCAGGTGGCCGCGCCCCTCAGTGTTCCTCGTCGAGCATCCCGGACTGCCCGATGA
- a CDS encoding helix-turn-helix transcriptional regulator encodes MTSAPHPPHAPEELCRAGTELYERALREGRVDTGEAHATPCLTEFGLLQPAVDDPHRLEPVAPAVALHRLLRASGERIARERRREERLAETFGALMAVEGHRTAADTTPTLRLLSGKETINRTLTEALTDASRELLTIQPRAGLPPERVAAAYALALRRDQTLLDRGGRIRTLYQHTLRHSPTTVAYHDRLKGDVEARALDEITDRLIVVDRSVAFIPADGSGDLALEIRHPAIVHYLATTFDRLWRLATPVFPEAAPQPSRDGITPRQRAIATLLVEGHTDAVIADRLGMNIRTARVHIAKLAATLGSQSRAQLGYLIGQSGMLDEEH; translated from the coding sequence GTGACTTCGGCGCCACACCCCCCGCACGCCCCGGAAGAACTGTGCCGCGCCGGCACGGAGCTGTACGAGCGTGCCCTGCGTGAGGGCCGCGTGGACACCGGCGAGGCCCACGCCACCCCCTGTCTGACGGAGTTCGGCCTGCTGCAGCCCGCCGTCGACGATCCGCACCGGCTGGAGCCCGTGGCGCCGGCCGTCGCCCTGCACCGGCTGCTGCGGGCCTCCGGGGAACGCATCGCCCGCGAACGGCGGCGCGAGGAACGGCTGGCCGAGACCTTCGGGGCCCTCATGGCTGTCGAAGGGCACCGCACGGCTGCGGACACCACCCCGACGCTCAGGCTCCTCAGCGGGAAGGAGACGATCAACAGGACACTCACCGAGGCCCTGACGGACGCGTCACGCGAACTGCTCACCATCCAGCCCCGCGCCGGCCTGCCCCCGGAACGGGTCGCGGCGGCCTATGCTCTGGCCCTCCGCCGCGACCAGACGCTGCTGGACCGGGGCGGCCGCATCCGGACCCTCTACCAGCACACGCTGCGCCACTCCCCCACGACCGTCGCCTACCACGACCGGCTGAAGGGGGACGTCGAGGCGCGCGCACTGGACGAGATCACCGACCGGCTCATCGTCGTCGACCGGAGCGTCGCCTTCATCCCCGCCGACGGCAGCGGAGACCTCGCGCTGGAGATCCGCCATCCGGCCATCGTCCACTACCTGGCCACCACGTTCGACCGCCTCTGGCGCCTGGCCACCCCGGTCTTCCCCGAAGCCGCCCCCCAGCCCTCCCGCGACGGCATCACCCCCCGCCAGCGCGCCATAGCCACCCTCCTCGTCGAGGGCCACACCGACGCCGTCATCGCCGACCGGCTCGGCATGAACATCCGCACCGCCCGGGTCCACATCGCCAAACTGGCGGCGACGCTGGGCAGTCAGAGCCGGGCCCAGCTCGGCTATCTCATCGGGCAGTCCGGGATGCTCGACGAGGAACACTGA